One genomic region from Magallana gigas chromosome 3, xbMagGiga1.1, whole genome shotgun sequence encodes:
- the LOC117680571 gene encoding high affinity cationic amino acid transporter 1 — protein MSSFLRKLVRKKYVDPFNISDTKLSRCLTTLDLTALGIGSTLGAGIYVVAGQVAKDTAGPAVILSFLIAALASVLAGLCYAEFGARVPKTGSAYVYSYVTVGEFMAFVIGWNLILEYVIGTASVARAWSSYFDSLIHKSIQTFFRDNMPMSIGGLSPYPDFFAFGITLLLTCILTLGVKESSRFNNIFTGVNLLVVLYVVICGFIKADLSNWSLPKPALNSTTDKAGDGGFLPFGFSGVMSGAATCFYAFVGFDCIATTGEEVKNPQKAIPISIVLSLFGCFLAYFGVSAAITLMSPYYLLDHDAPLPEVFSQVGWDVARYIIAVGAVCGLSTSLLGAMFPLPRVIYAMASDGLLFQFLGTVSERFKTPVAGTLLSGLFAGFMAMMFDLKELVDMMSIGTLLAYTLVAVSVLLLRYRVNSFNQYRADDGDSLILNDTSSIGYLQQMFNHKLRTPTHLSETVSFWNITIICVLNIAESLILIFLEDFISSGVWWSIALVSVVCLLIFILVYSTWLQPQNQDLVNFKVPLLPILPVISVFVNVYLMLKLSSATWIRFGVWMFLGFIIYFAYGVWFSLVDETLPNFTIVNEREDEQNETRPLLK, from the exons ATGTCAAGTTTCCTTCGCAAACTAGTGCGGAAAAAGTATGTGGATCCCTTCAATATCTCAGACACCAAGTTATCCAGATGTTTGACCACATTAGATTTAACTGCCCTAG GGATAGGGAGTACCCTGGGAGCTGGGATCTATGTTGTGGCTGGTCAGGTAGCCAAAGACACAGCGGGCCCAGCTGTCATCCTGTCCTTCCTTATAGCAGCTTTAGCCTCGGTGTTAGCAG GTTTATGCTATGCTGAGTTTGGAGCCAGGGTCCCTAAGACAGGGTCAGCCTATGTGTACAGTTATGTCACAGTCGGAGAGTTCATGGCCTTTGTCATTGGGTGGAACCTGATCCTGGAGTATGTGATAG ggACGGCTAGCGTAGCTCGTGCATGGAGCTCGTACTTTGATTCACTGATCCATAAATCCATCCAAACCTTCTTCAGGGACAACATGCCCATGAGTATTGGGGGTCTATCTCCTTATCCAGATTTCTTTGCTTTTGGCATCACCCTCCTACTCACAT GTATACTAACTTTAGGAGTGAAAGAATCCTCAAGGTTTAACAACATTTTCACAGGAGTGAACCTTCTGGTGGTGTTGTATGTTGTCATTTGTGGATTCATTAAGGCAGACCTGAGTAATTGGTCTCTACCTAAACCTGcg CTGAACTCTACAACTGACAAAGCAGGAGATGGTGGATTTCTCCCATTTGGTTTTTCGGGAGTGATGTCGGGAGCAGCTACTTGTTTCTATGCTTTTGTGGGATTTGACTGTATCGCTACTACAG GGGAGGAAGTCAAGAACCCACAGAAAGCCATCCCCATCAGCATTGTCCTGTCTCTATTTGGGTGTTTCCTGGCCTACTTTGGAGTATCGGCAGCCATTACTCTGATGAGTCCGTACTACCTCCTAGACCATGATGCTCCCCTCCCCGAGGTCTTCTCTCAAGTGGGCTGGGACGTGGCCCGATATATCATAGCTGTGGGGGCAGTATGTGGTCTCTCCACCAG TCTCCTTGGTGCCATGTTTCCATTGCCCCGAGTCATCTATGCAATGGCCAGTGATGGTCTACTCTTTCAGTTTCTTGGCACTGTTAGTGAGAGGTTTAAAACACCTGTGGCAGGCACGCTTCTGTCTGGACTGTTTGCAG ggtTCATGGCAATGATGTTTGACCTTAAAGAGCTAGTGGACATGATGTCCATAGGAACCTTGCTAGCATATACTCTTGTAGCTGTTAGTGTTTTATTGTTAAG GTACAGAGTGAATTCCTTTAACCAATACAGGGCAGATGACGG AGATTCATTGATATTAAATGACACCAGTTCAATCGGatatttacaacaaatgttCAACCATAAACTTCGCACTCCTACTCACCTGTCAGAAACTGTCTCATTTTGGAATATCACCATTATAT gtgtgttgAACATTGCCGAGTCTTTAATACTAATTTTTCTTGAGGACTTCATTTCATCTGGTGTTTGGTGGTCCATAGCACTAGTTAGTGTTGTTTGTCTCCTCATATTCATTCTAGTTTATTCAACATGGCTACAACCCCAAAATCAGGATTTAGTCAACTTTAAG GTGCCTCTTCTTCCAATCCTACCTGTGATCAGTGTCTTTGTTAATGTTTATCTAATGCTCAAACTGTCGTCTGCCACTTGGATCAGGTTTGGAGTTTGGATGTTTTTGG GGTTCATTATCTACTTTGCCTATGGAGTTTGGTTCAGTCTCGTAGATGAAACGCTGCCAAATTTCACAATTGTGAACGAAAGAGAGGACGAACAGAATGAAACACGCCCTCTCCTCAAATAG
- the LOC105334473 gene encoding high affinity cationic amino acid transporter 1 produces the protein MHIHVFDITYFLSNTNGTLVSFGFIKVMSSFCRKLVRKKYVDPSSITDTKLSRCLTTLDLTALGIGSTLGAGIYVVAGQVAKDTAGPAVILSFLIAALASVLAGLCYAEFGARVPKTGSAYVYSYVTVGEFMAFVIGWNLILEYVIGTASVARAWSSYFDSLIHKSIQTFFRDNMPMSIGGLSPYPDFFAFGITLLLTCILTLGVKESSRFNNIFTGVNLLVVLYVVICGFIKADLSNWSLPKPPLNSTTDKAGDGGFLPFGFSGVMSGAATCFYAFVGFDCIATTGEEVKNPQKAIPISIVLSLFGCFLAYFGVSAAITLMSPYYLLDHDAPLPEVFSKVGWDVARYIIAVGAVCGLSTSLLGAMFPLPRVIYAMASDGLLFQFLGTVSERFKTPVAGTLLSGLFAGFMAMMFDLKELVDMMSIGTLLAYTLVAVSVLLLRYRVNSFNQYRADDRDSLILNDTSSIGYLQQMFNHKLRTPTHLSETVSFWNITIICVLIIAESLILIFLEDFISSGVWWSIALVSVVGLLIFILVYSTWLQPQNQDLVNFKVPLLPILPVISVFVNVYLMLKLSSATWIRFGVWMFLGFLIYFSYSLHHSVESQYDEHIPLSPRSDQDESSDDNIFSEDEESDHVLWNRK, from the exons atgcacatacatgtatttgatattacATACTTTCTATCAAAT ACAAATGGTACCCTAGTTAGCTTTGGATTCATAAAAGTGATGTCAAGTTTCTGTCGCAAACTAGTTCGGAAAAAGTATGTGGATCCCTCCAGTATCACAGACACCAAGTTATCCAGATGTTTGACCACATTAGATTTAACTGCCCTAG GGATAGGGAGTACCCTGGGAGCTGGGATCTATGTTGTGGCTGGTCAGGTAGCCAAAGACACAGCGGGCCCAGCTGTCATCCTGTCCTTCCTTATAGCAGCTTTAGCCTCGGTGTTAGCAG GTCTATGCTATGCCGAGTTTGGAGCCAGGGTCCCTAAGACAGGGTCAGCCTATGTGTACAGTTACGTCACAGTCGGAGAGTTCATGGCCTTTGTCATTGGGTGGAACCTGATCCTGGAGTATGTGATAG ggACGGCTAGCGTAGCTCGAGCATGGAGCTCGTACTTTGACTCACTGATCCATAAATCCATCCAAACCTTCTTCAGGGACAACATGCCCATGAGCATTGGGGGTCTATCTCCTTATCCAGATTTCTTTGCTTTTGGCATCACCCTCCTActcacat GTATACTAACTTTAGGAGTGAAAGAATCCTCAAGGTTTAACAACATTTTCACAGGAGTGAACCTTCTGGTGGTGTTGTATGTTGTCATTTGTGGATTCATTAAGGCAGACCTGAGTAATTGGTCTCTACCTAAACCTCcg CTGAACTCTACAACTGACAAAGCAGGAGATGGTGGATTTCTCCCATTTGGTTTTTCGGGAGTGATGTCGGGAGCAGCTACTTGTTTCTATGCTTTTGTGGGATTTGACTGTATAGCTACTACAG GTGAAGAAGTCAAGAACCCACAGAAAGCCATCCCCATCAGCATTGTCCTGTCTCTATTTGGGTGTTTCCTGGCCTACTTTGGAGTATCGGCAGCCATTACTCTGATGAGTCCGTACTACCTCCTAGACCATGATGCTCCTCTCCCCGAGGTCTTCTCTAAAGTGGGCTGGGACGTGGCTCGATATATCATAGCTGTGGGGGCAGTGTGTGGTCTCTCCACCAG tctCCTTGGTGCCATGTTTCCATTGCCCCGAGTCATCTATGCAATGGCCAGTGATGGTCTACTCTTTCAGTTTCTTGGCACTGTTAGTGAGAGGTTTAAAACACCTGTGGCAGGCACGCTTCTGTCTGGACTGTTTGCAG ggtTCATGGCAATGATGTTTGACCTTAAAGAGCTAGTGGACATGATGTCCATAGGAACCTTGTTAGCGTATACTCTTGTAGCTGTTAGTGTTTTATTGTTAAG GTACAGAGTGAATTCCTTTAACCAATACAGGGCAGATGACCG AGATTCATTGATATTAAATGACACCAGTTCAATCGGatatttacaacaaatgttCAACCATAAACTTCGCACTCCTACTCACCTGTCAGAAACTGTCTCATTTTGGAATATCACTATTATAT gtgtgttgATCATTGCCGAGTCTTTAATACTCATTTTTCTTGAGGACTTCATTTCATCTGGTGTTTGGTGGTCCATAGCACTAGTTAGTGTTGTTGGTCTCCTCATATtcattcttgtttattcaacatGGCTACAACCCCAAAATCAGGATTTAGTCAACTTTAAG GTGCCTCTTCTTCCAATCCTACCTGTGATCAGTGTCTTTGTTAACGTTTATCTAATGCTCAAACTGTCGTCTGCCACTTGGATCAGGTTTGGAGTTTGGATGTTTTTGG GCTTTTTAATCTATTTCTCATACAGTCTCCACCACAGTGTTGAATCTCAGTACGACGAACACATTCCTCTCTCTCCGCGATCAGACCAAGACGAGAGCAGCGATGACAATATCTTTAGTGAAGATGAAGAAAGTGACCATGTTTTATGGAACAGAAAATAG
- the LOC105334472 gene encoding uncharacterized protein, which produces MYRRSSRFYTRRPSSMPETESRLELHSTLEKLDCGISMKKKAVLREKPVTVWSFRRKACLGALFVMYALLVVPCVIDLVNNLISSRELDKIWGILEEAVHLHSSTVAIIHNFHCMFMDMDCEEKMLSLLSHREHVCPGEDYLVNVVSAILQKQNAQNSSFDHGRNISTESSFSSFSCAGTTFLNLHTAAVPKTGSMLVQSLKYVHASYSAFDVLIELYSHCIVGTHSDLHHLLHEINYVKGQLLSFFLKQTPDDSIAQLELLLKETYNAAADGKSSDLCSNTMLQGYLSSVHEITNISQRQLKQLQSFTQSEYKWTIIIQTMYFIVLLSIPLICLWHFVEFWRRLVLVQKLSQKYNAVSDQLLKEQLEFKSILSEVIPRSNFGEFISEGSKISLMSSMFRTDSHCEPVQVSFSDNEGSDEGEDRDRQIRNSRISMINRFKQKSNPMGTIHETHSIYDKLTKKMSSKNINPSTSNEVTIFRSDIVGFSRTIKHFTPSETVNLVSYLIKLFDERIQLYDVFVLGREVDSFTVVSGISLAQITRHASEIVNMALDLMSISSDLEFQAGPETKLRLRMGIHTGTAYSRQVGFPKPRYNISGELLEVVKKIVRNAQPNQIQVSETTYQLLCRHIAYNLGKSGFITTETNKNIKVYTLNGRRVSEDVTARDCPGKRTAWMPIQLEQKALYRFEAEENRYLAPLNWMLPRDCHSMASGSTSSSFSNAPAASRRSSITRPFKMSTQETLNETLGF; this is translated from the exons ATGTACAGAAGGAGTTCGCGCTTTTACACACGGAGGCCCTCGAGTATGCCAGAAACAGAGAGCAGACTAGAACTCCATAGCACGCTGGAGAAACTGGACTGTGGCATCA gtatgaaGAAGAAAGCTGTTCTACGGGAAAAACCGGTGACGGTGTGGAGTTTCCGGAGGAAGGCGTGCCTGGGAGCCCTCTTCGTTATGTACGCATTACTGGTGGTTCCCTGTGTCATCGATCTCGTTAACAACCTCATCTCTAGTAGAGAACTGGACAAG ATATGGGGAATCCTGGAAGAGGCAGTACATCTTCATTCGTCAACAGTAGCAATAATTCACAATTTCCACTGTATGTTTATGGATATGGATTGTGAAGAGAAAATGTTGAGTCTCCTATCGCATAGAGAACACGTTTGTCCCGGCGAGGACTACTTAGTGAATGTAGTATCTGCAATTCTTCAGAAACAAAACGCCCAGAATAGCAGTTTTGACCACGGGAGAAATATATCGACCGAAAGTTCCTTTTCATCCTTTTCTTGTGCTGGAACAACGTTCCTGAACTTGCACACTGCAGCTGTTCCTAAGACTGGTTCCATGCTGGTCCAGTCGTTGAAGTATGTCCATGCTTCCTATTCTGCTTTCGATGTTTTAATCGAACTCTATTCCCATTGTATCGTTGGCACACACAGTGACCTGCACCATTTGCTCCACGAAATCAATTACGTGAAGGGTCAGTTGTTGTCGTTCTTCCTGAAACAAACGCCCGACGACTCCATCGCTCAGTTAGAACTGTTGTTGAAGGAAACTTACAACGCAGCAGCAGACGGCAAATCCTCAGACTTGTGTTCTAACACGATGCTGCAGGGTTACTTGTCGTCTGTTCATGAAATCACAAACATTTCACAGCGCCAGCTAAAACAACTACAAAGTTTCACGCAGTCCGAATACAAATGGACCATCATTATTCAGACAATGTATTTCATTGTTCTCTTGTCCATACCTTTGATTTGTCTGTGGCATTTCGTAGAATTTTGGCGCCGCCTTGTTCTCGTTCAAAAGTTATCTCAGAAATATAACGCGGTGTCGGATCAACTGTTGAAGGAGCAACTCGAATTTAAATCCATTCTCAGTGAAGTGATACCAAGGTCAAATTTCGGTGAATTTATCTCAGAAGGTTCAAAGATATCCTTGATGTCCTCGATGTTCAGAACTGACTCCCACTGCGAGCCTGTTCAAGTCTCCTTTTCGGACAACGAAGGATCAGACGAAGGAGAAGATCGGGATCGACAGATTCGAAATTCTCGAATTTCGATGATTAATCGATTTAAACAGAAAAGTAACCCAATGGGGACGATTCACGAGACTCATAGTATCTATGATAAACTTACCAAAAAGATGTCCTCTAAAAACATAAATCCATCCACTTCAAACGAAGTGACCATTTTTCGGTCGGACATCGTTGGGTTTTCCCGCACTATTAAACACTTCACTCCATCAGAGACGGTGAATCTGGTGTCTTATCTTATAAAGCTGTTCGATGAACGAATCCAGTTGTATGACGTGTTTGTCCTCGGACGAGAAGTCGACTCTTTTACCGTTGTCTCTG GCATTTCATTAGCCCAAATAACTCGCCATGCGTCAGAAATCGTGAACATGGCGCTGGATTTGATGTCCATCAGCAGCGACCTAGAGTTCCAGGCAGGCCCAGAGACCAAGCTGAGGCTCAGAATGGGCATCCATACTG GTACAGCCTATAGTAGACAAGTTGGGTTCCCCAAACCTCGCTACAACATATCTGGGGAGCTGCTAGAAGTCGTGAAGAAAATAGTTCGCAACGCACAAC CTAATCAAATTCAAGTAAGTGAGACGACATACCAACTCCTGTGTCGACACATTGCTTATAACCTGGGAAAGAGTGGCTTCATCACTACTGAG acaaacAAGAACATCAAGGTGTACACACTGAACGGTCGACGGGTGTCCGAGGACGTGACAGCCCGGGACTGCCCTGGGAAACGGACCGCCTGGATGCCCATACAGCTGGAGCAGAAGGCCCTCTACAG ATTTGAGGCGGAAGAAAACCGTTACTTGGCGCCACTGAATTGGATGCTGCCCCGGGACTGTCACTCCATGGCGTCTGGATCCACCTCCTCCAGCTTCTCTAACGCCCCCGCAGCCTCCAGACGCAGCAGCATCACCCGGCCTTTCAAAATGTCAACTCAGGAAACGCTCAACGAGACACTGGGATTTTAA